The DNA sequence GCCGCCAGCGGTGCGACAATCGCTGCAGCCAAAAGTCCAATCAGCCCCCCCCCCCGGTTGTCATTACGTCCGTGACCGCCCAGGATAGCCCCCCAGCGTGCCATCGTCGCCAGTATGCTGATTGCCCCGGCAAAAGTGGCGACCAGAGTTCCAATCAGCATATCCTTGTTGATGATGTGGGCAAACTCGTGGGCAATGACTCCCTCCAATTCGGTCTCGTTGAGCATTTCCAGCATCCCCTCGGTCACGGCCACTGCGGCATGATCCACGTTCCGTCCAGTGGCAAACGCATTGGGAGCTTTGGACGGCACGATGTAAATCCTGGGCATGGGAATGTCCGATGCGGTCTGTACTCGACGGACCACACGGTACAGTAGGGGATGATCCTGCTCTTTGATTTCCCGGGCTTTGTACATTTTTATAACGATCTTATCGGAAAACCAATAGCTGAAGAAATTCATCACAACCGCCAGCCCGAAGGCCATCATCATGCCGGACTGTCCCCCGACCATATAGCCCACCCCTGCAAACAACAGCAGCATGGTCAGCATCAAAGCGAATACTTTTAGTGTGTTCATTTTCTTACTAAGCCTCAGTAAAATCTACTTTGTTCCACCTCTGTAGGTCAACATCTTTTTTCTTCAATAGATATAGCGTAGACTTCTGGAGAAGGTTCCAAAAAGCTATCGGTAGTACCATCTCGGAATCGAATGCAGAGCGTGGTATGACAGCAGTTAGCAACTACTATCCTCGGGCCTGCCGACAACCGCTCGGTTCCGGCAGACCCTCGATATTCTATCTTGTCCGTTTGCGCTTCGAACGACCAAACGAGATGTTTTCCGTATTATAGGCTGGAAGCGGAGGCTTGTCCGTCTCCGACTTGCTGTCAGGTTTGGATGTTCGAGCCGGACCACGACGTGTCCGTGACCGTCCAAACGTAGCTGCCGGTTCGGGTGCTGCCTTTTTCGGTTCCTCTGCCTTGTCGTCGCTGTCAGGTAGATTGTTCTCAACCTGTTTCTCAACCTCTATCGGAGCCGCCTCGATTGTCCTGGTTTCCACCTTCACACTATTGACGGGATCGGGTTGCGAATGCTCTCCGGCTCCGGATTGTGGTTGTGAGTCGACCTTTATACTCAAATCAGGAGCATGACTCGACTCATTGGTTGGAACAGGAGGTGTCTCTGTGTCAGGACCAGAGTAAAAATCTATTACCGGAGAAATCTTTGGCTCAGCCTTCGGTTCTTCTTCGGTCTGGGGCTGAGTCGTTATTGACTCAGATACGGCAGCTTCCTCAGAAGGTTGGACTCGCTCTTCCTTATGCCTCATCTCGGCCAACTGGGCAGCAATTCGGGTACGCTCTCGCTCAACTGTCTCAGGAGAAAGATCCGAGGTAGCGTGTTCCGGTCGTATCACAGGTGATGCTGTCCGAGGCTCTCTATCAGATCTGCTTTCCGTCCGATTTCTGAGGCTTTGCTTATCCGTGCTCTCGGCCCGGCGTGGAACCGATGGCTTCCGATCTTTCCCTGATTGCTGAGTCGCTACCGGAGTTTTCGGCGGTGAAGATTGCTGGCTGGGTTTCGGTGGCCGCTTTTGCGACGGTCGGTCTTGAGATGGCCGGCTCTGTGGCTTGCTCCCACTTTTATTATCGGGGCGCCGACCACGTACTGGTGGACGCTCCATGCGAGTGTTCGACGGACGCTCTCCACGTATCGGACGTTTGCCTTCGCGGCGGTCACTCGCGGGGCGACTACTATCTCTTGTTCGTTGTGGGCGACTATCCCGCCCTCTTGAATCCCGGCCACGTCGTTCTCCACTGATAGGCCGATCATTTCTCGATCTGTGGCTCTGTCCACGTTGTGAACGATCATAGGAACCGCGTTCTCCTTTATTCGATGGCGTGATGCCACGAGCCGTCTTGAATTCAAACGACTCCCCAACAATCACAGCACCAACAGCAGTGCCCCATACATTGAGCAAGGCTCGTCCACGCTCGAAAATGACATCAACCACGACCAGAACGGTGAGTGCACCGAATGCGGCTACCGGGTAGTTGATCGCACCCATTAGCATAGCCAGCATGAACGGCCCCGTAGCAGGAACTGCGACGCCAGAAGCTCCAAACGACAGGACCAGGGCCAGCAGCCCAATCAGAGCATATTCTACAGCCGACAAGGACACGCCTGCCAGTTGTGCTACGAAAATCGCCGCAATCGCTAGATACATAGCAGTGCCGTTGAGATTGATCATCGTTCCCAGTGGCAGAACCAGCGATCCCGCTCGGGCATCAACTTTGTGTTTTTCGATTACACCGTCATAAGTCACTGGGAGGGTCGCCGCCGATGATCCGGTTCCCAGCGCTGTTAGCAGAGCCGAGGACAGATTGCCGGCCAGACGTCCGGGCCATTGACCACCCATGAACTTTAGCATCAAAGGCAGAATAATCAACCCGTGAATGAGAATACCACCCAACAAAGTAAGCCCGAGCATCGCCATGTTACCACCCAATTGGGTAACCGAATTGGGATCGACTGCTACAGCGGAACCAACGAGCACGAAAAGTCCAAGCGGAGCGGCATAGAGCAGTACCGAGACGAGCTTCATAGACGCCTCAGAGATAATCTTGAAAAAGTTGATGACGACTGCCGTCCGTTTGCCCATGGTCACCAATACAGCCCCAAACAGCAGGGCCAGAATGACCAGACCCAGGTACTGTCCCTGTGCAATTGATTGCAGCATATTGGCCGGGGCAAGGGCTGAAAAAACCTCGGGAAGACCGGAGTTCAACGCTTCGGTCATTCTCCCGTAAAGTGGTGCAGTAGTGTGAGAGACATTCTCTCCCGGTCGGACAAAGTAGGCCAGAGCCAGCCCCACACCAACTGCTACGGTCGAACTGGCAAGAAAATAGAGGATGGTTGTCCGCGCGGCACGGCCCAGACGGCGCAGGTCTCCAAGTGAAGAAATGCCAACCACAATCACGGAGATGATCAGGGGAATAAGGATAAGTTTCAGGGCACCCAGAAACAGTTGTCCAATAACTGCGATGGACAACATAAAATCCGGTACAAGATATCCAAGTATCCCTCCAAGAACAGCCCCTACAATCATTGCTGCAACGAGAATCAGGTGAATAGTTCGTGTTGTCATAATACTGTAATTACTTCCTTCTACATTGGCGCTTCTGCTACACGGAATGGGCGGCGGCTTTGGCAGCGGCGACGCCTCGGTTACTAGTGGGCGGTCAGAGCAGGGGGTAATTTCAATGCTGCAAGTGTGTTCGGATTCTCCGGCACCACGATTCTTGCTCTCAAAATGTCCGTGAGGCTATCTGCGCGATTAGTCTTTTGCTTTCTTCTACGTCTTCACCATAAGCTGGAAATCTAACCGTTTTCAGTGTACCTGGCAACTCTTTTTTCTATAGTTGTAACGTAATTTGTTGTACGACAATACAATAACGAATAAAAAGTAGCGACGGACCACATAAGCAGCCGGATGGAGAGGAATAATCCTCTCCATCCGAGGCCGGCTGAGGGGGAAACCGGCCAATTGCTGCGTCCACAACTAAGAAACTTTACGGACACGGCGGCGGGGGTGGCCCACCTGTGAAGATATATGCCACCAGATAGGTCAGGTCTGAAATGTTTGTCGGGCTACCCCCGATAATCAGGCCATCCACATTTGCCTCTTCGGAACATGGGGAAGATAAACCTTCACTAAAAAGATAACTTACAAGCTTTGTGATATCGGTAATATTGACAAGACTGCTTGAGCTGGTGTCGCCGTCAACATTGCCCCGTTGAGCGCAGCAAGCTGTTGCACCACTGCCTTCGACATAAACCGGAATCGTTCGTTGGCCATCAAATGCAACATTCGCTAATATCAAATTGCCTGAGCCGGAATACGAGAACAAAGGACCCGAGTTGATCGGACTGAGTGTACCCAACTCCAGCTGCGGTATTATGAGAACCCGCGTATAGACACCATCCCAATACGCGCTTGTTTCATGCTGGGGGAAATCAAACTCCGGGACAATCTCACCATCAAACAACAGGTGGACTGTCGAAAGGGTCTGAGTGTAGCTTAGCGATATCGTCCCGGCTAGAGTATCCTGCACCATAATGCAGGTATCACCTGCCATTGTAGGTGGTGACGGACCAGACTGAGTATCGCCAATTATAATTCGCAGGAGAAAGACCAGGTCGGCAACCGACAGTGGTATCCCGTCGCAGTTGATATCCGTCTGGGCAATCTGCCACTCTGGAGCGACAATGAAAACCGACAATCCCCATGTGAAGTAGTTAGTAAACAGAATGAAATCCGAAACCTCATAGTACACTCCGTTGACGTTAATATCACCACTATTGCAGCCCATGTTCTCAAGAAGATCGATGCCGCCGTTGTGGAAATCCAGAGTTCGTACGATATTTGGTCCGGTCAGACATGTACTCGGTAATCCTGACATGGTTGGGAATACATCTTCCTGAGTGATGACGGTCCCGGCTGCGTCGTAAACATCCGACGACACAAACATGGAATCGCCGTACCTTGATGACACTGCGTTGTCGCCACAATCATTCCAGAACCAGTTGATCGGTAGAAACATATACTCGTATGCGGGATCAGAGGTGATAACCATCGTCAAACGGGCCAACTCTCCCCCGGTATCGCCGTAACAAGTCGGATGGTTCTCACCGTTGTTGACATCCGCCATCGCGACGATTCGTACCACGCCGGACGGACACCCGGGGATATCGCAGTTACTCGCTGCTCCCTGTCTATAGGTGAAATACTCCCAGTCACAATCGGTGAGTAACTGACCTTGAGTAATCCCCATCAGGGTCATGGTCAGTGCATCGTAACCAATCATTAGGTCAAAACCGGCCATCTCAAATCCGGCCTCGACACTATCGAGTGTGATGGCAATCTCCTCGGTCGTTCCAAGCATGCTTAAGTGCGTCTTTTCAATACTGATTGTGGCTTGCTTCTCCTGATCACTGGAATACGAAATAGATGTATAGAACCAGGTGTCGGCATAATCGGCTGCCTCAACTTCCGTGAGCAAGCCATATCCGGTGTAACTGAAAAGCACTCCGGAATACATGTTCGGCTCACTTCCAGCCTCAGCCAATTCCGGCATTACCATCACTTCTGTCTGTCCACTCTCATGCTTGTACCACCATTGGAAACCGGTGGTTTCAAAGAGAGCCTCGGGAATGATTTCGCCGTCAAAGGTAAGACGTATAGCCGCCAACGAATCAGGCGCGTTGAAACTTACCTGCTTCAATCCCAGGTCATGCAAGATTTCTACCGTATCCACTCCGAACGCGCTCTTTTCGATTGGCGTCGCCGTCCCGATGATGATGCGATACAGATACATGAAATCCTGCAAAGTCAGCATCAAGCCATCGGCGTTAATATCGGTGGTCGCGATCTGAAAGGCAGAATCTACTGTAAACACCTCAGTGCCATAATAGAAGTAGTTTGAGAAGAGAACCAGATCGGCTATTTCATTGGCAATCCCGTTGTAGTTCACATCTCCTCGGCCACTAATGAAATGCCCTCCGGCTACTCGCACTCGACCGTTGTAGAAATCAATGCCCCTCTCTGCGCCCGCAAGACATTCGCTCGGCGCTCCGAAAAACGTTGGGAAAGAAGCATCCTGCGTAATTGGGAAACCAAAGTAATCATATACGTCGTTGCTGACAAACAGGGTGTCGCCGTTTTGCGACGCCGTGGCATTGTCGCCGCAATCATGCCACCACCACTCAATCGGAAAGGTCTGATCCATCAGCGCCGAGTCATTAACCAGTTGAAAGCCAAGTGTCGCCAGCTCCCCGGTACTATCAATCAAACATGAAGGATGGATTTCGCCGTTGTTCAAATCAGCGACGGCCACCACCCTCACGGTACCGTCCGGGCATGGCACTCCGCCGCAATCACCTTCCGGTCCGGCGCGGTAGACAAAATATTCCCAGCCACAGTCATCCAACATCTGCCCAGGCTGGGCATCGATGAATGTCATAGCCGTTTCATCATAGTGAATCAGGAAATCATAGCTCGACCATATTGCGTCCGGAGCCTGTTGCTGGAGATTGATGCCTACTGAAAAATCTTCACCCAACCAGACGCCGGAAACTCCCTGGATCATAACAACAGCATTCTCAGCCAATTCTGGATCGCAGGTCAGCCACGTTCCGCCATTGTAATAGTCTATCCCACGAATTACAGTTGGCGCACTGAGACATTCGCTCGGAGCACCGAAGAAAGTGGGGAAATCCGATTCCTCGGTTATGTCCATTTCGGTAACATCGATAACCCTATCTGAAATCAACAATGAATCGCCAGCCAGGTTAGAGAAAGAATTGTCGCCGCAATCGGTCCAATAGAACCGAATTGGCAGATAGTAACAAGCATAGGTGGGGTTGTTTGTAGTCCGAAAGGTCAGGACCGCCAACTGCCCAGGATTTTCAGCATAGCAAGAAGGATGAATCGGACCATTGGCAATGTCTGCCATGGCTACGATCCGCACGACCCCATCAGGACAAGTCGAATCACCACAATTGGCATCTGGACCCGCACGGAAAGAGAAATACTCCCACTCGCAATCGGTGAGCATCTGCCCCTGTGCGATGTCTAATAATGATAGGCCGCTGTAGTCATAAGCCAGCAACAGGTCGAATCCAACCAACAATTGACCGGGATCAACATCCTCAAAATCTATTGTAATCTGGACGTTCTGACCGAGAGGTACGTCCTCAATATTCTGAATACGTACTGATGTCGCCTGGGCTGGCTGAGACAAACCCGCAGACAGTATAAGCATCAGCAGCAATATCGGCGTCAAGACTCCCATCCTGGTGGGCATAAAACAACCTTTCTTCAACATGTGCGCTACCTCCAATGATTTTGATCGCATCCTATTTGACCATGTAACGCTTAGGCGATATATCGTTTCTCCATTTCTGTTCTGTACGGTCGGGTGGCCTACCGATTACAACGGGTGGTAAGTCCGTCTCGGAGGCGCTAATCCACTGGTCCACCCTGCCGGAGCAGGCAGGGTGGACCACCAGACTCTGCATCTGTACTTTATGGACACGGCGGCGGCGGCGGACCGCCAACAAACATGAAAGCTACCAGATAGGTGACGTCGGCAATATTAATCAAACCGCCGGAGCCTGTCGTTCCGTCCACATTGCCTTCTTCGATACAGGGTGGCAAAGATCCACCAGTGAACAGATACCTTACCAGGTACGTTAGATCCGCCACATCGACCGGCTGACTGGAACCGCCGACTCCATCAACATTTCCGCGATTAAGACAGCACCCCGAGGCTCCCTCCACGCGAATAACGACGGGAATACTCATCAGACCGTCGTACGATACTTCGGCCGACAACAGATGTCCAGTGCCGGTGTATGTAAACAACTCTCCGGCACCAAAATGTGGTACTGTGGAGGAAAGCTGTGGAACCACCAAAACTTTCGTATGCGGAGCAACGTATTCGCCACCGGCATCGTGGTTTGGTAAATCAAAGACGGGTAGTATTGAATCACCGAATGTCATATACACTGCAGCCAGACTGTCGGCATATTCAATAGACACCGTCTGTGCATCAATATCTTGAACAATAACACAAGTATCCACTGTTGGAGAGGGCGGAGAAGGAGGCGCTGGATAGGGCAGAGCGTCACCGATGATGATTCGATACATATAGATCATATCGTCAAGGGTAAGAGGCACCCCGTCGGCATTTACATCGCTGGCCGCAGTCTGAGCCTCTACGTTGATGAAGACACCTAAGCCATAGATGAAGTAGTTCATAAAGAGAACGTAATCGGCGATCTCATTGGCAATTCCGTTGAGATTAATATCGCCGCGATTGTCGATGGAATCCGCGCAAGTAAAATCAAATCCACCATGATAGTAGTCAATCGCCCGCGTCGAATACTTGCCTGGGGCAATCTCTCCAGTGCATTCGTACGGCGCTCCGTAGGTAGTCGGGAACTCACGCTCCTGATTGATCCACCAGGATCCATCAAAGTCATATATTCGATTCGAGACAAAGAGGTTCTCACCCGTCGGCTCGACTGCCACGACATTGTCGCCACAGTCGTACCACAGCCATCGGATCGGGGAGTAGATGCACTCCCATGCAGGATCTGTTGTGGCCAGAAAAGTCACTACGGCCAGCTCGCCCACAGAATCGGCTAGGCAGAGCGGAACATGCGACCCGTTTTCGGTATCGGCTAATCCCACCATCCGTACCACTCCGCTAGGGCAATATCCTTCACCACAACTGGCATTCGCGCTGTACCTATAGGTGAAGTACTCCCATTCACAGTCGACCAACAACTGACCGGGCTGAGCGGACTGGAATGTCGCCGCCGTTGGATTCCATTGGATTAGGAAATCAAAATTGCTAATAGTAAGGTACTCTGTACCCGGCGATAGGGTTTCAAGCGTGATACTGATATCAACCACCTCGCCAGGATCGGTGCCGTGTGTCTTTTCAATCTTTACCGCGCTACGAGCAACAAACGGCGTGTCGACCACCGTCATTTTCAGTCCACCATGATAGAAATCAATCGCTCTGACACGAACGGTGTCATCGAGAGCCGGATCGAGACAACTATCCGGCGCACCGGTGTAGTTCAGGAACGGCAGATCGGCGGTAATATCAGTGCCGTCATATTGGAAAATATTTTGAGACACCAGCATGGTGTCTTCGCCGCCAATAAAACTAACGACATTCTCGTCGCAGTCCGACCAGAAAAACCGGATCGGATAAAATGTATCGAGTTCCCCATTGGTCCGAAAAAGCATTGTGCCCAGTTCGAGAGGGGCATCAATTGGGCACGTCGATTCGCCCGGTATGTCCCACAACTTGAGATGCAACAGCCAGTCGGGGCAATGATCTCCCTCACAATCATGAACAGTCTCGGACCATTCCAAGTAACCCCAATTACACGCCATGGCCAAGTCCCTGAAGGTGCTGCCTGCATAATTTTGCATCTGGTCCTGAGAACCGATACCGATAGTCAGTTCGAGACTGTTGATCTCCCGCCCCGGCTCAAGATATTCCAGGATAACTGGAATCCCTACCGTTGGACCCAGTGGATAGTTCAGTGATGTGTCGATCCTGAATACCGCCGCCGGTGATTGCGCCGACGCAGTCGCAACACAAACCAATAACACTACCGCAACGGTCAGGATTGATGCTGTTCTTGATACGAAATCACATCGTTTTGACATAATCTCTCCTTTCCACAAGTTATCGGACTAGATTGTCAACAACGATAGCTAAGATGCAATAAGCAGTATTTGAAACCTTACTAAAGGATCAGAACTTCTGTGTGATGTAGATATATAGTTCGTGAGGCGTGTAATGTCAAGGGCTATTTCGCGATCACCGTTGACTTTATTGATACCCGCACCTATTATTATATAGTGTAGAAATTATTGTGCAGGAAGTTTTTATGAGAACAATACTTATATCTGTTTTTCTGATAGCTCTGATCTCGACAGGAGTTGTTTCCCCAAACAGCGTCGGGACGAATGGCTCCTCTCCATTTTGGAACCTTGTTCCCATCCTTCGCGATTCGGCCGACGTTGACTCTACCGACGAAGTCGAGCCGGTTGTTGAGGAGACCCAGGACTCAGTGACGATGGACATCTTTGTCGGCTTTTTCAGTCCTTACGCTACCCTCAGTAGTGAGTTTGACGGCAGTAGCGCGGAACGGGAGGACGCCCACGACATTATGGTACCCGATATACACGGCGAGTCAGGTTGGGGTGTGACAGTTGGTTTTCGCGAAGTAAGGAACGAGACAGCATCGATAATAGCGGAAGTGAGCTATTACCGAGCGCAGCATGATTACTCCTGGCGGGGCGAGAATGGCAAAGCAGTTTTGAGTGGCGTAGGTGGCACCTTCGTTGGGTCCTATTCCAAATATACGATTCAACCGCTCTTTTTCCTTGGCGCATCAATTCTGCAACTGAGGCTTGATTACGGAGCGATAGACAATCTTGGTAACCGTAAACGGACCGTCTATTCGGGCGTGGCAACCAACACGGGGGTTGGTTTCAATTTAACCGTAAGCCGACATTTATGGTTCAGCAGTCGTATTGCATATCGCCGCTACTGGTTCTACAGCATTGAGCTTGGTGAAGATTTTCACTCTATCGAGAACCGCAAACCGGACGGCCTCTGGCTTACGGTTGGTTTGTATTCAGGCGTTGGGGTGAAGTAGGGGCGTGACTTGCTCCCATTAGAAAGCGACGTTTGATTTCGGTACCCCGCCCAGAGCCGAAGGCGTCGAGTGGGATAATCTCCCCCCACCCAGAGGATAAAACCTGTCTCTCAAGCAAAGTGGCGTTGCCACTCTCAAGAAAAGTCGCTTGCGACCAATTGTGATTGTCAGATCTTAACCTACACAATATATTGAACCGGCATGGATATATTTGAGAGCAAAGATCAACCCGACGGACAAGCACGCGAAGATATTCGCCCCCTCGCCGACCGTCTGCGGCCGAAATCATTCGATGAGTTTGTCGGTCAAGCCAAAATCGTCGGTGAAGGCACTCCCCTTCGCAAAGCCATCGAAGTCGACAATATCTACTCCATGGTTTTCTGGGGACCACCCGGCACCGGTAAAACGACTCTGGCCCGTCTGATCGCGCTCATGACGAACGGTCAGTTCATCCCCTTCTCAGCCGTTTCGTCATCAATTAAAGATGTCAAAGCGGTTATATCCAAAGCGGGCAATTATTATCGTATGAGTGGACGACGCACCTATATCTTCATCGATGAAATCCACCGTTTTAACAAAGCCCAGCAGGATGCGTTTCTTCCTTATGTCGAAAAGGGGGACATTATTCTGATCGGAGCTACGACCGAGAACCCATCGTTTGAAGTCAACTCCGCGCTGCTATCCCGGATGAGGGTCTATGTCCTGGAACGGTTGCAGCCGGAAGATTTGACCACATTGGTACAACGCGCGATTACCGACCGGGAAAATGGCCTGGGCGAAATGAATCTTCAACTTGACGATGATGCTATGGAGTTTCTTGCCGCTGCTGCTGATGGCGATGCTCGCCGTGCCCTGGCATTGATCGAAGCAACCTCGGAGTTTGTAGGCAAGGAAGGAACTGTCACAGCGGATGTTCTGAAGGAAGTGCACCAGAAAGGGGCGCTGGTTTATGACAAGGCGGGCGAGGAGCACTACAATCTGATCTCAGCGTTGCATAAGTCTATCAGGGGAAGTGACCCCGATGCATCGTTGTACTGGCTGGCGCGTATGCTCGATTCGGGCGAGGAACCGCTGTACGTTTTGCGGCGGTTGATTCGGTTCGCCACTGAGGATATTGGTCTGGCTGATCCTTATGCTCTGACACTTACTCTCAATGCTCGCGACACATATCACTTTCTCGGTTCTCCTGAGGGAGAACTGGCTATCGCGATGGCTGTCGTTTATATGGCCTGTGCTCCGAAATCAAACTCAATCTATTCGGCTTTCAGCCGCGCTCAGAATGACGCTCGCAACCGGGGCTCACTGCCTGTGCCGCTCCATATTCGCAATGCCCCGACTGACTTGATGAAGGACCTTGAGTACGGCAAGGGTTACAAGTATGCCCATGATTACGAAGGCGGTCTAACCGATCAGGAACATCTGCCCGAGGAACTTGTTGGCACCGAATACTATCATCCCACTCAGACTGGACGCGAAGCCCGGATGGCTGAATACCTTGAGAAATTCCGTCAACACCGCAAGGGCCACAAATAGCGAGCTATTAGCACTGATAATCAGGATAATCGTCCCCAAAAAAGAGTCCATCAGGACAGAAAAATTCGCTTGCCACTCAGATTATCGTACGCAATATATTGTTAGAACTGTTCTGCGATTGGAACTGCTGGTGTAAGAGGACGAAGCTATGCAATGCACACAGTGCGGATGTGAGATAGATGGACGAGGTCGCCGGGAAGGGGGACAAGTATTCTGCTCTCTGGAATGCTCCTATGCCGCCGAAGGACTTGATACCGACGAAGAAGAAGGATATTTCGAGGAAGAACCGGTTGATTTTCACTGCGAAGAAGATGAAGAGTAGCCGCGTCGAACGTCGATAACCATCTTAACCCCCGACTCGCAGGGTCGTTTGGGAAATGGCTGAAGCTTAGGACCTGACATTTTAATTATCTCAAGACTAATCTCTATCAGGAAAATGTCGACAACTCTGTTTGAGAGTATCTAATCGGGGCATAACGATGACTTCGGAGGTTACACAAATGCGTTGTGAAGAGTGTGGCTACGGTATCTCAGACCAGCCTTATTATCAGGATGGTCTCACCTTCTGTTCCCAACAATGCGCCGAAACCGCTAACGAACTGAATCTGAATGGTGACGATTATTTGAAGGATAATGACGAATTGGCTCCCGAAGATATGCTCGAAGAACTCGGAATTGAAAGCCTGATAAGTTGAGAAGATCAGCCTGTGGGCGTGTTCCTGTTTAATCTCTGGAAATCTTGAGAATCTTGTACTCGATCGTTCCGGCGGGGACTTTGACCTTCACGACGTCTCCCTCGGCTTTACCCAGAAGCGCAGCACCAATAGGTGACTTGACCGAAATCACATCGTTATCAATATCGGTCTCATCCGGCGGGGCTATCGTGTACTCGATTTCCTCGTCGTCGTCGGTATCCTGCACCAGCACTCTGGCAAAGAGATAGACTTTGTCCGAGGGAATGGCATCTGTATCCAGCACCTGCACCTGGGCCAGTTTGAATTCCAGATCGGCGATTTTTCGCTCGATATGTGTCTGAGCCTCTTTGGCGGCGTGGTATTCGGCATTCTCAGATAGATCACCCATTTCCATACAGCGTTTGATCTCGGCCACAATCTTGGGGCGTTCTTTGTACCTGAGGCGTTTGTACTCTTCCTCAGCCTTGCGAATACCTTCTTTTGACATGTACAATGGTCCACTCATAAGACGCTTACAATAATCAATAAATCTCTTTCTGACAAGGACAGAAACCGACGCCTTGACAATACGCACAATTCCGCCTATATTGTCAAAAGTGGGATTGTGGGGTGGACGGGGTAGTCGCCAGGCGACAACTCACCCATAGTTCCAGGTAAGAAAAACACACTTGACTTAATATACAACTTCTTCGCAAGGGAGAATTGATATGTCCCGATTGCATACTACTCAGATTATTGTACTAGCCTTAGCCGCTGTGATTATGATTGGCGGCTCGGTTTCCGCTCAGTTCATGGGGTCCTATCCGATCGATAACGATATCGATGTTTCCCCTGGGATGAGAATTGAAGTAGCTTTCGTTGACTCTATTCAACCCGGGTCAATCCGGGAGGAAACATTCCTGGTTCATGGCAGCATCTCTGGTCATATCTCTGGGTCTGTCTGGCATGATTGGGAAAATCCTGAACCTCTTGATTATGAAGTAGCGTATTTCTATCCAGCCTCAGATTATGCGCCGGGCGAGGTGGTAACCGTCGTACTCACAGAAGACATCTGGACTTATGATTATGGGCGGATTGATCCGGTAGTGTTTTCTTTCACGATCGGAAGTGACGGAGGTGGTCCGAGCATATATGAGATTGACACATCATA is a window from the Candidatus Zixiibacteriota bacterium genome containing:
- the greA gene encoding transcription elongation factor GreA; its protein translation is MSKEGIRKAEEEYKRLRYKERPKIVAEIKRCMEMGDLSENAEYHAAKEAQTHIERKIADLEFKLAQVQVLDTDAIPSDKVYLFARVLVQDTDDDEEIEYTIAPPDETDIDNDVISVKSPIGAALLGKAEGDVVKVKVPAGTIEYKILKISRD